A stretch of the Pseudomonadota bacterium genome encodes the following:
- a CDS encoding DUF4118 domain-containing protein — MYATLTCTAITLFATPLRHYFDLANIVMLFLLGVVFIAYRFGRGPVALAAVLGVASFDFFFVPPRLTFAVSNVQYLFTFTVMLIVGLVTGHLTAGLRYQARVAGYREERARSLSEMAKSLSSALVETQVVEISDKFVESSFRAKAAILLPDLSGKLEVPAAHGAVPAYDLAVAQWCYDKNEPAGAAPTHCRRIRSSICRSRRPCGCVACWWSSRAKRACS; from the coding sequence TTGTACGCCACGCTGACCTGCACCGCGATCACGCTGTTCGCGACGCCGCTGCGGCATTACTTCGATCTCGCCAACATCGTGATGCTGTTCCTGCTCGGCGTGGTGTTCATCGCCTACCGGTTCGGGCGCGGCCCGGTGGCGCTTGCCGCCGTGCTAGGCGTCGCCTCGTTTGACTTCTTCTTTGTGCCGCCGCGGCTCACCTTCGCGGTCAGCAATGTACAGTACCTGTTCACGTTTACAGTCATGTTGATTGTCGGTCTGGTAACCGGACATCTCACCGCCGGGTTGCGCTATCAAGCGCGGGTGGCAGGCTATCGCGAAGAGCGTGCCCGCAGCCTAAGCGAGATGGCCAAGTCGCTGTCCTCGGCCTTGGTCGAGACACAGGTGGTCGAGATCAGCGATAAGTTCGTGGAGTCGAGTTTCCGCGCCAAGGCAGCGATCCTGCTGCCCGATCTGTCCGGCAAGCTGGAAGTGCCGGCCGCGCATGGCGCAGTGCCGGCCTACGACTTGGCGGTGGCGCAGTGGTGCTACGACAAGAACGAGCCGGCCGGAGCGGCACCGACACACTGCCGGCGAATTCGCAGCTCTATCTGCCGCTCAAGGCGCCCATGCGGGTGCGTGGCGTGCTGGTGGTCGAGCCGAGCAAAGCGCGCCTGCTCATGA